Proteins co-encoded in one Afipia sp. P52-10 genomic window:
- a CDS encoding ABC transporter ATP-binding protein, whose amino-acid sequence MSSFQAYFPPAPEEVRGGAAQPLLIVQNLKKYFPVRGGILNRVTAQVKAVDDVSFEIKKGEVLGVVGESGCGKSTTARLIMQLIVPDSGTLIYDGDPVGHVRGISVAALRRQVQMVFQESFASLNPRLTIADSISYAPKMHGLPPAEADARTERLLREVGLNPSQYMRRYPHELSGGQRQRVNIARALALQPKLLILDESVSALDKSVEAQVLNLLVELKEKFDLTYMFISHDLNVVEFISDHVMVMYLGKVVETGPVDEIYSNARHPYTRALLKSKPSFDPNCRTREMPLTGDPPSPLNPPSGCRFRTRCKFAEDICASREPSLVATPDSPPRHQVACHIFSPASGHSQAIAGA is encoded by the coding sequence ATGTCGTCGTTCCAGGCTTACTTTCCGCCAGCACCCGAGGAAGTCCGCGGCGGTGCCGCACAGCCGCTGCTGATCGTGCAGAATCTCAAGAAGTATTTTCCGGTGCGCGGCGGAATTCTGAATCGTGTCACCGCCCAGGTGAAAGCGGTCGATGATGTTTCGTTCGAGATCAAGAAAGGGGAGGTGCTCGGCGTCGTCGGCGAGTCCGGCTGCGGGAAATCCACCACCGCGCGCTTGATCATGCAGTTGATCGTTCCCGATTCCGGAACGCTCATCTACGATGGCGATCCGGTCGGGCATGTGCGCGGCATCAGTGTCGCGGCCCTGCGTCGTCAGGTCCAGATGGTGTTTCAGGAGAGCTTCGCCTCCCTCAATCCTCGGCTGACGATTGCCGATTCGATCTCGTATGCACCGAAAATGCATGGCCTGCCGCCGGCGGAGGCCGACGCGCGAACAGAGCGGCTGCTGCGCGAGGTGGGCCTGAATCCGTCACAGTACATGCGGCGCTATCCGCATGAGCTGTCGGGTGGTCAGCGTCAGCGCGTCAATATCGCGCGCGCCTTGGCTTTGCAGCCGAAGCTGTTGATTTTGGACGAGTCGGTGTCGGCACTCGACAAGTCCGTCGAGGCTCAGGTGCTGAACCTGCTGGTCGAATTGAAGGAGAAGTTCGACCTCACCTACATGTTCATCAGTCACGACTTGAATGTCGTCGAGTTCATCAGCGATCATGTGATGGTGATGTATCTCGGCAAGGTGGTGGAGACCGGGCCGGTCGATGAAATCTACAGCAATGCGCGTCATCCCTATACGCGGGCCTTGCTAAAGTCGAAGCCCAGTTTCGATCCGAACTGTCGCACGCGTGAGATGCCGTTGACGGGCGATCCGCCGAGCCCGCTCAACCCGCCGTCGGGGTGCCGCTTCCGCACACGCTGTAAGTTCGCAGAGGATATCTGCGCGTCGAGGGAGCCATCGCTTGTAGCGACGCCGGATTCGCCGCCGCGCCACCAGGTAGCATGTCACATATTTAGTCCGGCTTCCGGGCACAGTCAGGCCATCGCTGGAGCATGA
- a CDS encoding ABC transporter permease: protein MPAVSSSNTEVVIAPPLNSNAGYWRNVWGRLKRDKVTMTVTIILLMIVAISVFAPFVTSHDPYAGSILRRLKPIGTPNHWLGTDETGRDVWSRIAYGGRLSLLSGVLPVGIALLIGGLLGVIAGYAGGWVNTMIMRTMDVFYAFPSILLAIAICGILGSGFTNAILALSIVFIPPLVRISESVTAQVRSLDFVDAAKASGTTTTQIIRHHILANVLGTILVYATSLISVSIVLSAGLSFLGLGAKPPEAEWGLMLNALRQAIYVQPLVAAIPGVMIFITSMCFNLMSDGFRTAMDIRHEQ, encoded by the coding sequence GGCGCCTCAAACGTGACAAGGTCACGATGACGGTGACGATTATCCTTCTGATGATCGTTGCGATCTCGGTTTTCGCGCCGTTCGTGACCAGTCACGATCCCTATGCAGGCAGCATCCTGCGTCGTCTCAAGCCGATCGGCACCCCGAATCATTGGCTCGGAACCGACGAGACGGGGCGCGACGTGTGGAGCCGCATCGCTTACGGTGGTCGGCTGTCGTTGCTGTCCGGCGTGCTGCCCGTCGGCATCGCGCTGCTGATCGGCGGTTTGCTCGGCGTGATCGCGGGATATGCCGGCGGCTGGGTCAACACAATGATCATGCGGACAATGGATGTCTTTTACGCCTTTCCGTCGATCCTGCTGGCGATCGCCATCTGTGGCATTCTCGGTAGCGGTTTCACCAATGCCATCCTGGCGTTGTCGATCGTCTTCATTCCGCCCCTGGTGCGCATCTCGGAGAGTGTGACCGCCCAGGTCCGTTCGCTGGACTTCGTCGATGCTGCCAAGGCGAGCGGCACGACCACTACCCAGATCATCCGTCACCACATTCTCGCGAACGTGCTCGGCACGATTCTGGTTTACGCGACGAGCCTGATCAGCGTTTCGATCGTGCTGTCGGCGGGACTTTCCTTCCTCGGCCTCGGTGCGAAGCCGCCGGAAGCCGAATGGGGATTGATGCTGAATGCGTTGCGCCAGGCGATCTACGTCCAGCCGCTCGTGGCGGCCATACCAGGCGTCATGATCTTCATCACGTCGATGTGCTTCAACCTCATGAGCGATGGCTTCCGTACCGCCATGGATATTCGTCACGAGCAGTAA